GCTCTGTCATCTCTGAGTATTGACATCTTACCTGTCCTGACTTAACGTGTCTTGACAACCATAACTGCATCTTTTTTTTCGTAATCATAGAACCCATTTGCAGATATTTTCAGGTCCATGGTACCTTCGTTCTGATTTGCTCCAAGTTTCACTCTAGCAGGATCCGTAACCAGAGTGGCTGTACCATGCATGTCTGTTGTACCTGTGGCAACTCCTCCCATTCCCCGCAAAACCACATTTGCATCTCTTACGGGATTTCCATCAGGATCTGTTGCTGTGATCCTTACAATAATCTCCAGGGGATCCTCTGCGGTTGATGCATCAACTATAATCGTATTTCCAGGACTCATATCACTGTGACCTAATCCCGATTCGTCAATGTTCACAGACATATTCTTTGTAGGCGGTGGAATTATTGCAATAAGTGCAGCCAGTGCAACCATGCCTATTACAAGCATGACAACAATATTGATCGGTAGTTCAATTGCATTATCATTTGAAAGCAGACTGGTGTTTTTCTTCATTCAATCCCTCTATCTTTTTACAATGATATATCAACATTATATATAAATTTATACAATAACTAAAAAATAGTTCACAGATGAATGAGTTAAATAAATAGCAATGCATTAAGTTGATGTAATACAATGGACTTTTACTAACCATGAAAAAGATAGTCATCATTGATTATGGACTGGGCAATCTACGAAGTGTCAGAAAAGGTCTGGAATATGTAGGAGCAGTGCCCATAATATCAAGCAGGGATGCAGATATACAGGACGCTGATGGCCTAATACTCCCTGGTGTTGGAGCTTTTTCTGATGCAATGAAGAACATTGAAGTACTGAGGCAATCCATTGGAAGATATATGGAGATGGGAAAACCCATGCTTGGCATCTGTCTGGGTCAGCAGATAATCATGAGCGAATCTGAAGAAGGCAAGCTGACTAAAGGCCTGGATATTATTCCAGGACGGGTGATCCGATTTGGGGGACAGGGTCTTAAAGTACCTCATATGGGATGGAATTCAATAAAGACCACAAAAAAACATCCTCTGTTTGAAAATATTGAAGATGATGCCTATCTTTATTTTGTTCATTCCTATTATGTTCAAACTGATGCAGAGCATACCCTTGCCATGTGTGATTATGGTGTAGAGTTTGCTGCAGCTGTTACCAATCGAGAAGGAAATGTTGTAGGCACACAGTTCCATCCTGAAAAA
Above is a genomic segment from Methanosalsum zhilinae DSM 4017 containing:
- a CDS encoding DUF7382 domain-containing protein, with product MKKNTSLLSNDNAIELPINIVVMLVIGMVALAALIAIIPPPTKNMSVNIDESGLGHSDMSPGNTIIVDASTAEDPLEIIVRITATDPDGNPVRDANVVLRGMGGVATGTTDMHGTATLVTDPARVKLGANQNEGTMDLKISANGFYDYEKKDAVMVVKTR
- the hisH gene encoding imidazole glycerol phosphate synthase subunit HisH translates to MKKIVIIDYGLGNLRSVRKGLEYVGAVPIISSRDADIQDADGLILPGVGAFSDAMKNIEVLRQSIGRYMEMGKPMLGICLGQQIIMSESEEGKLTKGLDIIPGRVIRFGGQGLKVPHMGWNSIKTTKKHPLFENIEDDAYLYFVHSYYVQTDAEHTLAMCDYGVEFAAAVTNREGNVVGTQFHPEKSGKTGLKILDNFVNMC